The Thiovulum sp. ES DNA window AAGGCTAATTCCTAACCCAAAAACCGATTTTTGTAAGCCTGATTATGTTGGAATGGGCGGACTCAACTGCCAACAGTCCTACTTACTCTTCCATAAGCATTAATATTTTTATTGTAATTTAAAAGTGCTGATAGAGACCTTTAGTCGCTTTCATCAATAATTTGCGACGGAGACCTCGCCATTTATGGCGGGGAGGAAGTCGCCTCTCCTTTCTAAATTTTTTGTATAATTCTAAACGGTGGAGTTAGAGAGAAATATAAACAAAATACCTACTAACAGGTCGCTTTTAGCGATTTAACAAACAACTCAACTGTTAGTACCTTTGTAAAACAAAAGTAAAGGTCAGCGAATAGCTAACCCGTACGGGTGTGTCAATCACCCTCCTAGATTACGATTGATTTTTTAATCTACAAGCTCCGCTCTTTAGGGCGGAGTTATTGACCTCCTAGCTAGAACTCTCTACAAGTTCTTGAGCAAGGAGTTTTCTCACTCCATTTGATAAATTTTCATTTTTGTAATTTTAAATCTGTTAATATTGCTAATAATTTAATTCGGAGTTTAGAATGAAAAAAGACATCTTGATAATTGGCGGTGGTCCAGCTGGAATTATCACAGCCTCGAGCGCAAAACAGAAGTATCCAAATAAATCAATTCTTATGATCAGGAACAACAAAGAAGTTCTTGTTCCATGTGCGATTCCTTATATTTTTGGTTCAAAATTAGATTCGACTCAAAAAGATGTTGTTCCTGACAAAATGATTGTTAAAGACGGAATAGAATTGCTTCTTGAAACTGTTACAGATGTTGATATAGATAAAAAAGTTGCAAAACTTGGAAATGGCGATGAGGTTCATTTTGAAAAAGTTGTTTTTGCAACTGGATCAACTCCAAAACTTCCTCCACTTGAAAACTTTGATGCGGACGGAGTTTTTATTGTTCCAAAAAGAAGAGAGGCGATTGATAAATTAAAGACTCATGTTGATACATCTTCAAGTGATAATATTGTTGTTGTTGGTAGCGGATTTATTGGTGTTGAAATGGCTCAAGAACTCTCTGAAAGCGGAAAAAAAGTTCATCTAATTGGTAGCTCTAATGTTCCACTCAAACCAGCTTTTGATACAGAGTTTTCTCAAAAAATTGAAGAAAAACTTGTAGATATGGGAATAAATGTAATAAATAGCACACGAGTTACAGAACTTATTACTGAAGAAAATATTGTTACAAGTGTAAAACTTTCCAACGGCGACCTCATCGATACAAATACAGTTATTTTTGCAATTGGATATTCGCCAAATTCTGATCTTGCTAGAAAAAGTGGTTTGAGAATTGGAATCCGTGGTGGAATCTGGACTGATGAATATATGAGAACTGATTTTGATGGTGTTTTTGCTGTTGGTGATTGTGTTGAAAAGAAAAATTTCCTTACTCGGGATTTGAGTCCAGTCATGTTGGCATCAACTGCTACTGCTGAAGCTCGTGTTGCTGGTGCTTCACTCTATAATATCAATTACATAAAAGGTTTCAACGGAACAATTGGAACTTTCTCTACTGTTATTGATAGAACTGTTTTTTCTTCAGTTGGTCTTACAGAACGAGAAGCAAAAGCTGAACCTTTCGACTATGTTGTTGGCGAATTTACAGGAATTGATAAACACCCTGGAACTCTACCTGGAACTGAAAAACAGAGTGTGAAACTTATTGTTATGCGACGAGACGGAGTTCTTGTTGGTGGGCAAATCACAGGCGGTCAATCTTCAGGCGAAATGATCAACCTCATCGCTCTTATGATTGAAAACCGAATGTCAATTTACTCAATTCTAAATTTACAACTTGCAACTCACCCACTCCTAACTTCTGGACCAACAAGCTACACAATTATCAAAGCCGTTGAAGAGATAAATCGGAAAATCGATCTCTGTTTTGCTTAGTTGGATATATCTCTCAATTTCTATATTTTTTGAAGTCGCGGGAACTCTTTCACTCAAATATTCATCTGAAAATGACTCTCCTTTTTGGGGAGGGGCAGTTGTTGTTTTCTACATAATTTCATTTTCTCTGATGTGGATTGCAATCAAAAAAATTGATATTTCAGTTTCTTATGCAGTCTGGGCGGGGCTTGGAACAACTCTTGTTGTTTTTGGTGGCTGGATTCTTTTTAAAGAGCCGATGACAATTTTAAAACTATTTTTTGTATCTTTAATCATTATTGGAATTGTCGGATTAAAATATTTAAGCAAAAATTAAGGTTTTGAAATTTTTAAAATTTTGACGACTTCTTTTTTATGAATTATTTAAGAAAAAAGAGCAAAACACCACTTTTTCAGCTTGTTACAGAAGTTCCAAAAAGCTATAAAAACAATTCACTTTTTAGTAATCTCACTGTTGGAATAACAAACAACCTATTTGTAAAAGTTTTAGAAACAAAAATAATTGGAATCAATTTTTACATGAAATTTCAAAATTTGATTTCTGGAGAAAATTTCTCGGGAACTTATTTCCGTTTTCACTATGGAGTTCCAAAAATTTTTACAATTGGAAAAGAGCTTTATATAAAAGGAAAGATTTCATGGAGTGAAGATTGGGGTTTCCAAATCGCAAATCCTGTTGAAATTAAAAAACCAAACGACACAGTTGAACCAGTTTATAAAAGTAAAGCAATTGAAAAAGTTGTTTTAAAATATATCGACTATGGAAATTTCAAAAAATATGGTGTTCCATATTGGGTAATTGAGAAAATTTTAGAAATTCATCGCTATCCAACTCGGGAACTTGCTGAATTTTACGAAAAAGAGAAAACTTTTCCTGAAGATTATATAAAAGCATTGAAATATTTGGAAATTTTTTACTACATTAAAAATATGAAAGAGGCAGAAAAAACCTTTCCTCCGCTACAAAAATTGAGTGGAGATTGGAAAAGTTGGGCGGAAACTCTTCCTTTCCAATTGACGGGTGACCAAAAAAAATCCATTTCTGATATTGCAATTGATCTGAATTCTGATACAGCAAAGAAACGAGTTATTGTTGGTGATGTTGGTTCAGGAAAAACTCTCGTAATTCTTGCATCGATGGTAATTTCCTATCCACACAAATCTGTGCTACTCGCCCCAACTTCTATTCTTTCTGAACAGCTTTTCGAGGAAGCTCAAAAATTTCTGCCAAAAAATTTCAAAATTCTCCTTTTAACTTCAAAAACTTCCCAAAAAATAGATTTGAATGAATTTGATGTGATAATTGGAACGACTGCAATTTTGTATCGGGATTTGCCAGAAATTCCACTTTTAATAGTTGATGAACAGCACCGTTTTGGAACTCGAGAGCGAAATAAATTAAAGCAACTTGTTGAGAATGAAGAGAAAAAACCGCACTTTTTACAACTTTCAGCAACACCAATTCCACGAACTCAAGCTATGATAAATTCCACTTTTATAGAAGTTTCACTTATTGAAGAGATTCCATTTCAGAAAAAGATCGATACAAATTTAATTGGTGCAGGAGATTTTCCAAATTTGCTAGAGAAGATTAAAAATGAGATTGAAAAAGAGAATCAAGTTTTGTTGGTTTATCCCCTTGTTGAAGAATCAGAAAAGATAAACTATCAATCACTTGAAGAGGCTTTTCCATATTGGAAAGAGAATTTTGAAAATGTCTATATGACTCATGGTCGAGACAGTGAGAAGGATGAGGTCTTGCGAGAATTCCGTGAAAAAGGTGATATTTTACTTTCAACAACTGTTGTGGAAGTTGGAATTTCTCTACCAAGACTAACGGTAATTGTCATAGTTGGTGCTGAAAGATTAGGTTTAGCAACTCTTCACCAACTTCGTGGGCGAGTTAGTCGAACAGGAAAAGAGAGTTTTTGCTATCTTTTTACCAGAAGTCAAAGCGAAGAGAGTATAAAACGACTCGAAAAATTTTCAAAAACCACAAACGGATTTGACATTGCCTCGATGGATTTAGAAAATCGTAAAGGTGGAGATATTGTTAAAGGAAATAAACAGAGTGGTGAAACTTTTCGTTGGATTGATTTGGTTAAAGACAAAGAATTTATAGAAGATTTCTCGAGCCAATTTAAGTGAAATTTCTAATATTTTAATTTAACAAAATAAGAAATTGTGAAAAGTGCATTTTGGTTATAATTTCCGAAAACTTTAAAAGTCGATTTAATGTTAGATGTTACTGAAATTGAAAAAATCCTACCTCATCGTTATCCTTTTTTACTAATTGATAGAGTTGTTGAGCTTTCTCCAAAAGAGAGTATTACAGGATATAAAAATATAACTATAGGGGAGCATGTTTTTCAAGGACACTTTCCAAATCACCCTATTTACCCTGGTGTTCTTATCATTGAAGGAATGGCACAAGCTGGAGGTGTTTTAGCTTTTAAAAGTATTGATAATAGTGCAGAAGTTGAAAATAAAGTTGTCTATTTCATGAGTATTGATAAGGCAAAATTCCGAACTCCTGTTACACCTGGGGATAAATTAGAGTATAAAGTTTCTGTTATTAAAAACAGAGGTAAAGTTTGGGTTCTTCAAGGAAAAGCTCTTGTTGATGGTGAAATTGTTGCAGAAGCCGAATTAAAAGCAATGATCGTAGACAAGTGAAAATATGAATAAAATTTCTAGCTTAGCTATTGTAGAAGAGGGAGCTAAAATTGGAAAAAATGTCCAAATTTCGCCCTACTGTTTTATATCAAAAGATGCTGAAATTGGAGATGGAACAACAATTGCACAAGGTGCAATGATTTATGGAAATACTAAAATTGGAAAAAACAATAAGATATTTTCACATGCTGTTCTTGGTTCAGAGCCTCAAGATTTAAAATATCGCGGTGAAGATGTGCAACTTATAATTGGTGATAATAATCAAATTAGAGAATTCACATTTTTTAACCCTGGAACAGAGGGTGGAGGAAGCAAAACAGTAATTGGGAACAACAATCTTTTCATGGGATATGTTCATGTGGCTCACGATTGCTATATAGGAAACAACTCTATTTTGGCAAATGCGGTTACACTTGGCGGACATGTGAGAATTGGAGATCATGCGGTTATTGGTGGTTTAACTCCAGTTCATCAATTTGTTTCAATTGGTGATTATGTTATGGTCGCGGGTGCTTCAGCAGTTGCTCAAGATATTCCACCTTACTGTTTAGCGGAAGGAAATCGTGCTTCTCTTCGAGGTTTGAATTTAAACGGCATGAGAAGGAAATTAAAAAGAGAAGAGATAGATAATTTGAAAAAAATCTACTCTGAACTTTTTAGAAGTAACAAGCCACTGCTAGAAACGGCAAGAGAGCTTTTAGAAAATGAAGAAAACGAACATGCTAAAAAGTTACTAGATTTTGTTGTGAATAACAAAAGAGGAATAAATTATAAGAGAGATTAATGAAAAAAAATAAAGATGTAGTTTGCGACTTTTGTGGAGCAAAAGAGACAAATGATAATCCAATTGTTTTTGGTGAAACTGGTCGAATTTGCCGAGAGTGTGTTTCAACAATAAACGAAATTTTTGAGGAACAGGAATCTCTTATAAACGGCGATGAGGTCGGAGAGAAACCAAAAAAAAGCGAAAAAAAGAGACAGCAAAAAGTTTTAACTCCAAAGGAGATGAAAACTTATCTTGACGAGTATGTTGTTGGTCAAGATACGGCTAAAAAGATTCTTTCTGTTGCAGTTTATAACCACTACAAAAGAATTTTCAAAAATGAAACGAGTGAAAACAATGAGACAGAATTACAGAAATCAAATATTCTTCTTGTTGGACCAACTGGTAGCGGAAAAACTCTACTTGCACAAACAATTGCAAAGTTTTTGAATGTTCCAATTGCAATTACAGATGCGACAAGTTTGACAGAAGCGGGATATGTTGGTGAAGATGTTGAAAATATTCTAACTAGACTCTATCAAGCTGCGGACGGGGACATTAAAGAGGCTGAACGAGGAATTGTTTTCATTGATGAGATTGACAAAATTGCCCGAATGAGTGAAAACCGAAGCATTACACGAGATGTTTCAGGTGAAGGTGTTCAACAAGCAATGTTAAAAATCATTGAGGGAAGTCAAGTAAATATTCCTCCTCAAGGTGGTCGAAAACACCCAAATCAGGAATTCATCAAAATTGATACAAGCAATATTCTTTTTGTTTGTGGTGGAGCTTTTGATGGAATTGAGACAATTGTCGAAAGAAAACTCTCTGGAAATGTTCTTGGATTCAATCAAGAAAAACGGGGAAAAACTGAAAAAGAGGAACTTCTTGGAAAAGTGGAACCTGATGATTTGGTTCATTACGGATTGATTCCTGAACTTGTTGGACGACTTCCAATTATTGGAACTTTAAATCAGATTTCAGTTGAAGATATGAAACATATTTTAAGTGTTCCAAAAAATGCACTTATCAAACAGTATCAAAAACTTTTCAATATTGATAATGTGAATTTGGAATTTGAAGATGGTGCAATTGAAGAGATTGCAAAAAAATCTATCAAACGAAAAACTGGAGCAAGAGGACTTCGAGCAATTTTAGAAAATATAATGCTTGATATAATGTTTGAACTTCCAGAATATGAAAACAAAACAGTAACTATTACAAAAGAGGTTGTTCTTGACGGGAAATCTCCAACAATCTCGTGATAGGGTTTTTGCGGAAAAGATAGAGAAGCAATTTCAGTTTGACGACGGAGTTGCTTCTGTCTTTGATGATATGGTCGAGAGGTCTGTTCCTTTTTACCACGAAAACCGCGACCTCATCGTGCAAATTCTCAAAAAAACTTTAAAAGATGGAGAAGCAGTTTTAGATTTAGGTTGTTCAACTGCCTCTTTTCTTCTACAAATTGAACGGGAAATTGAAAATTTGAAACTTTTTGGAATTGATAACTCTGAACCAATGTTAAGAGAAGCCAAGCGAAAAATCACCGCTTTAAATTCAAAAATTGAACTTTTTTATGGCGATTTTCAAAATCTAGATTTTCCAAAAAATAGAGTCTCAATTATGAATTACACTTTGCAATTTGTTCGACCTTTACAACGGGAAAATCTTTTGCGAAAAATTTATGACTCTCTGGAGGTTGGCGGAATGCTTTTTCTCTCTGAAAAGGTTCTTTTTAAGAATGGAAAGTTTCAAAAAGATATTACAGATATATACTATCAATTCAAAGAGAAAAATGGCTACTCAAAATATGAGATTGCTCAAAAGCGAGAAGCTCTTGAAAATATTCTTATTCCTTATACTTTGCAGGAGAATAGAGAACTTTTACAGAATTCTGGTTTCGATGAGGTCGAAACAATTTTTCAGTGGGGAAATTTTGCCACTTTTTTAGCAGTTAAAAATTAGAAATTAAAATATTTGCAAAACTCTGATAATATATCAAAAGAAAAAAAAGAAGGATTTCTATGTTAGATTTGAAATTAGAAATTGTTACTCCAAATGGATTAATATTTTCGGATAAAGTAAAAGAAGTTGTTTTACCTGGTGAAGAGGGAGAGTTTGGTGTTTTACCCGAGCATGTCGGACTTTTCACACTTCTAGGTGCAGGAGTTATTGAATTTACAAAAGAGAATAGTGATACTGATGCTGTTGTAATCTCTTCTGGAAATGTAACAGTTTATAAAGATTCAATTGTCGCACTTGTTGAAGGAGCAATTCCACTTGAGGGTAAAGGTGAAGGTGATATTGCAAAAGCTCTTGACGGTGTTCGAGAACTACTTAAAGATGCAACAGATTCACAAAGTGTAATCGCTTCAGTCGAGGCAAGATTAAGATAAATATGGTTGAGCCACTTCTCAATTTTATAAACGAGAGTACTGCAATGACATTTCTTGTCATTGGGTGGTTGGCTCTCTACTTTATTGCTGTGAATTGGATATTTGTCTATCGGTATCTCAATTTGCGAAAAAACATTGAAAATGAAAATCGTGCTTTTAACTCTATTTTAAGTAATAACGAGAGAATTTCTGAATTCTCAATTATTAAAAAATATGTCAAAGCGAAACAGAGCGACGATCTCTCCGTCTCTGAAAATCTATTAAAAGTTGTTAAATTTAAAGTTACAAAAGATGCTACAAAAGGAATGCACTATATAGGAATTGTTGCTTCAACATCTCCATTTATAGGACTTTTTGGAACTGTCGTCTCAATTTTGGAAACTTTTGCAACTCTTGGAGATTCGGAACTTGGGGCAATAGCAGTAATTGCACAAGGTGTTTCAGAAGCACTAATTGCAACAGCAGTCGGAATTTTTGTCGCAGCATTTGCTTACACATATTTTCAGATCATAAAACGAAAAGCTTATGAACTTGTTGAAATTGTTGGAATGGAAGCTGAACTAATTCTTTTTGGAAATCGCGAAAAAGAGGAAGTTATAAAGGTAGGCAATGTTTAATTGGGATGACTCACCTGAACTGAACATAACACCGCTTGTTGATGTTATGCTCGTTCTTCTTGCAATTTTGATGGTAACAGCTCCGACAATGGTTTATGAAGAGTTGATACAACTTCCACAAGGTTCAAAAGAGTCCCCAAAAAAGAGTCAAAATATTGAAGTTAGAATTACAAAAAGCCTTGAAGTTTCCATCGAGGGAAAGAAATTTGAATTCAAAACTTTTGCCGATAAATTTATGCTCTACTCTGAAAAATATGAAAAAGATGCTCAAATCACAATTACGGCTGATGAGAGAATTCTCTATAAAGATGTTATGCACATTTTAAAAAGTATAAAAAGTTCAGGATTTCACAAAGTCTCACTCTCAACAAATTAGGGGATAAAATGGAATATGGTTTATGTTGCCTCTTTTCAAAAGAGCCAATTAAATTCAAAACTTTTACACTCCAAACTGTTTCAATAGAAAAAGTCGAAGCAGTTTATACACACAATATTGAATCGCTACAAAAAGCATTTAACTTTTGTGCGAAAAACGGGATTTGGAGTTATCGAATTTCATCTGATCTTTTTCCAAAAATTGGAACACTCTTAGAAACTAATTTTTTTTCACTGGAATTTGCCGAAAAATATTTGAATAAATTGAGAAATTTGGAAACACACAATTTGATTTTATCATTTCATCCATCTCAATTTGTAAATATGGGAAGTCCAGACGAAAAGGTAATTCAAAATTCTGTTTCCGATTTAAAACAGCACTTTTTAATTGCAAAATATTTACCAATTCGTGAAGTAAATATTCATCTTGGTGGAACTTACGGCGATAAGGAATCTGCAAAAAAACGATTTGTAGAAAATGTCCAAAAATATCTAAATGCTGATGAGGTCGAACTTCTAACAATTGAGAATGACGAATTGAGTTATTCTGTTGAAGATACTTTAGAAGTTGCAAAAATTTTAGGAATTCGTGTAACAC harbors:
- a CDS encoding pyruvate/2-oxoglutarate dehydrogenase complex, dihydrolipoamide dehydrogenase component (PFAM: Pyridine nucleotide-disulphide oxidoreductase; Pyridine nucleotide-disulphide oxidoreductase, dimerisation domain), with amino-acid sequence MKKDILIIGGGPAGIITASSAKQKYPNKSILMIRNNKEVLVPCAIPYIFGSKLDSTQKDVVPDKMIVKDGIELLLETVTDVDIDKKVAKLGNGDEVHFEKVVFATGSTPKLPPLENFDADGVFIVPKRREAIDKLKTHVDTSSSDNIVVVGSGFIGVEMAQELSESGKKVHLIGSSNVPLKPAFDTEFSQKIEEKLVDMGINVINSTRVTELITEENIVTSVKLSNGDLIDTNTVIFAIGYSPNSDLARKSGLRIGIRGGIWTDEYMRTDFDGVFAVGDCVEKKNFLTRDLSPVMLASTATAEARVAGASLYNINYIKGFNGTIGTFSTVIDRTVFSSVGLTEREAKAEPFDYVVGEFTGIDKHPGTLPGTEKQSVKLIVMRRDGVLVGGQITGGQSSGEMINLIALMIENRMSIYSILNLQLATHPLLTSGPTSYTIIKAVEEINRKIDLCFA
- a CDS encoding cation/cationic drug transporter (PFAM: Small Multidrug Resistance protein); its protein translation is MLSWIYLSISIFFEVAGTLSLKYSSENDSPFWGGAVVVFYIISFSLMWIAIKKIDISVSYAVWAGLGTTLVVFGGWILFKEPMTILKLFFVSLIIIGIVGLKYLSKN
- a CDS encoding RecG-like helicase (PFAM: Helicase conserved C-terminal domain; DEAD/DEAH box helicase~TIGRFAM: ATP-dependent DNA helicase RecG), whose translation is MNYLRKKSKTPLFQLVTEVPKSYKNNSLFSNLTVGITNNLFVKVLETKIIGINFYMKFQNLISGENFSGTYFRFHYGVPKIFTIGKELYIKGKISWSEDWGFQIANPVEIKKPNDTVEPVYKSKAIEKVVLKYIDYGNFKKYGVPYWVIEKILEIHRYPTRELAEFYEKEKTFPEDYIKALKYLEIFYYIKNMKEAEKTFPPLQKLSGDWKSWAETLPFQLTGDQKKSISDIAIDLNSDTAKKRVIVGDVGSGKTLVILASMVISYPHKSVLLAPTSILSEQLFEEAQKFLPKNFKILLLTSKTSQKIDLNEFDVIIGTTAILYRDLPEIPLLIVDEQHRFGTRERNKLKQLVENEEKKPHFLQLSATPIPRTQAMINSTFIEVSLIEEIPFQKKIDTNLIGAGDFPNLLEKIKNEIEKENQVLLVYPLVEESEKINYQSLEEAFPYWKENFENVYMTHGRDSEKDEVLREFREKGDILLSTTVVEVGISLPRLTVIVIVGAERLGLATLHQLRGRVSRTGKESFCYLFTRSQSEESIKRLEKFSKTTNGFDIASMDLENRKGGDIVKGNKQSGETFRWIDLVKDKEFIEDFSSQFK
- a CDS encoding beta-hydroxyacyl-(acyl carrier protein) dehydratase FabZ (PFAM: FabA-like domain~TIGRFAM: beta-hydroxyacyl-[acyl carrier protein] dehydratase FabZ), producing MLDVTEIEKILPHRYPFLLIDRVVELSPKESITGYKNITIGEHVFQGHFPNHPIYPGVLIIEGMAQAGGVLAFKSIDNSAEVENKVVYFMSIDKAKFRTPVTPGDKLEYKVSVIKNRGKVWVLQGKALVDGEIVAEAELKAMIVDK
- a CDS encoding acyl-(acyl-carrier-protein)--UDP-N-acetylglucosamine O-acyltransferase (PFAM: Bacterial transferase hexapeptide (three repeats)~TIGRFAM: acyl-[acyl-carrier-protein]--UDP-N-acetylglucosamine O-acyltransferase), with the translated sequence MNKISSLAIVEEGAKIGKNVQISPYCFISKDAEIGDGTTIAQGAMIYGNTKIGKNNKIFSHAVLGSEPQDLKYRGEDVQLIIGDNNQIREFTFFNPGTEGGGSKTVIGNNNLFMGYVHVAHDCYIGNNSILANAVTLGGHVRIGDHAVIGGLTPVHQFVSIGDYVMVAGASAVAQDIPPYCLAEGNRASLRGLNLNGMRRKLKREEIDNLKKIYSELFRSNKPLLETARELLENEENEHAKKLLDFVVNNKRGINYKRD
- a CDS encoding Endopeptidase Clp ATP-binding regulatory subunit ClpX (PFAM: AAA domain (Cdc48 subfamily); C-terminal, D2-small domain, of ClpB protein; ClpX C4-type zinc finger~TIGRFAM: endopeptidase Clp ATP-binding regulatory subunit (clpX)), yielding MKKNKDVVCDFCGAKETNDNPIVFGETGRICRECVSTINEIFEEQESLINGDEVGEKPKKSEKKRQQKVLTPKEMKTYLDEYVVGQDTAKKILSVAVYNHYKRIFKNETSENNETELQKSNILLVGPTGSGKTLLAQTIAKFLNVPIAITDATSLTEAGYVGEDVENILTRLYQAADGDIKEAERGIVFIDEIDKIARMSENRSITRDVSGEGVQQAMLKIIEGSQVNIPPQGGRKHPNQEFIKIDTSNILFVCGGAFDGIETIVERKLSGNVLGFNQEKRGKTEKEELLGKVEPDDLVHYGLIPELVGRLPIIGTLNQISVEDMKHILSVPKNALIKQYQKLFNIDNVNLEFEDGAIEEIAKKSIKRKTGARGLRAILENIMLDIMFELPEYENKTVTITKEVVLDGKSPTIS
- a CDS encoding methyltransferase, putative (TIGRFAM: methyltransferase, putative), with the protein product MTGNLQQSRDRVFAEKIEKQFQFDDGVASVFDDMVERSVPFYHENRDLIVQILKKTLKDGEAVLDLGCSTASFLLQIEREIENLKLFGIDNSEPMLREAKRKITALNSKIELFYGDFQNLDFPKNRVSIMNYTLQFVRPLQRENLLRKIYDSLEVGGMLFLSEKVLFKNGKFQKDITDIYYQFKEKNGYSKYEIAQKREALENILIPYTLQENRELLQNSGFDEVETIFQWGNFATFLAVKN
- a CDS encoding ATP synthase, F1 epsilon subunit (PFAM: ATP synthase, Delta/Epsilon chain, beta-sandwich domain~TIGRFAM: ATP synthase, F1 epsilon subunit (delta in mitochondria)), with product MLDLKLEIVTPNGLIFSDKVKEVVLPGEEGEFGVLPEHVGLFTLLGAGVIEFTKENSDTDAVVISSGNVTVYKDSIVALVEGAIPLEGKGEGDIAKALDGVRELLKDATDSQSVIASVEARLR
- a CDS encoding biopolymer transport protein ExbB (PFAM: MotA/TolQ/ExbB proton channel family) is translated as MVEPLLNFINESTAMTFLVIGWLALYFIAVNWIFVYRYLNLRKNIENENRAFNSILSNNERISEFSIIKKYVKAKQSDDLSVSENLLKVVKFKVTKDATKGMHYIGIVASTSPFIGLFGTVVSILETFATLGDSELGAIAVIAQGVSEALIATAVGIFVAAFAYTYFQIIKRKAYELVEIVGMEAELILFGNREKEEVIKVGNV
- a CDS encoding biopolymer transport protein ExbD (PFAM: Biopolymer transport protein ExbD/TolR), encoding MFNWDDSPELNITPLVDVMLVLLAILMVTAPTMVYEELIQLPQGSKESPKKSQNIEVRITKSLEVSIEGKKFEFKTFADKFMLYSEKYEKDAQITITADERILYKDVMHILKSIKSSGFHKVSLSTN
- a CDS encoding UV damage endonuclease UvdE (PFAM: UV-endonuclease UvdE~TIGRFAM: UV damage endonuclease UvdE), coding for MEYGLCCLFSKEPIKFKTFTLQTVSIEKVEAVYTHNIESLQKAFNFCAKNGIWSYRISSDLFPKIGTLLETNFFSLEFAEKYLNKLRNLETHNLILSFHPSQFVNMGSPDEKVIQNSVSDLKQHFLIAKYLPIREVNIHLGGTYGDKESAKKRFVENVQKYLNADEVELLTIENDELSYSVEDTLEVAKILGIRVTLDIHHHRCYSIKNPSEFSEKELVEMAGETWKNWGYQRMHISSPKDGYSTASKSRPHHDFIDDNDFPEWLLEIENLHLDIEAKEKEIAIFKLQEREKNVEQKI